In one Musa acuminata AAA Group cultivar baxijiao chromosome BXJ2-5, Cavendish_Baxijiao_AAA, whole genome shotgun sequence genomic region, the following are encoded:
- the LOC103988442 gene encoding pyruvate kinase, cytosolic isozyme-like: MDKTGILYAVMLDTKGPEIRTGFLKDGKPIHLQKGQEITLTTDYSIKGDENMISMSYKKLAEDLKPNSAILCADGTITLTVLASDNESGLVRCRYENSAVLGERKNVNLPGIIVDLPTLIEKDKEDILKWGIPNKIDMIVLSF; encoded by the coding sequence ATGGACAAGACCGGAATCCTCTACGCTGTCATGCTCGATACGAAGGGCCCTGAGATCCGGACTGGGTTTTTGAAAGATGGCAAACCTATCCATCTACAAAAGGGCCAAGAAATCACTCTCACTACAGATTACAGCATAAAGGGTGATGAAAACATGATATCAATGAGCTACAAAAAGCTAGCAGAGGATTTGAAGCCAAACAGTGCCATTTTATGTGCTGACGGGACTATTACACTTACGGTGCTTGCTTCCGACAACGAGTCAGGACTAGTTCGCTGCCGTTACGAGAATTCTGCAGTCCTTGGTGAGAGGAAAAATGTCAATCTTCCCGGCATTATCGTCGATCTTCCAACTCTAATAGAGAAGGACAAGGAGGATATCCTGAAATGGGGCATCCCAAACAAAATTGACATGATTGTCCTGTCCttttga
- the LOC103985256 gene encoding uncharacterized protein LOC103985256 → MDTEATIRRLGSPQRGRASSVDLPVSFRGGSSSNRARERASKTVAMASSSPPASPQERHATGCRMVEMELGAARALAHLAGLAGGGDGDGSRSRERSTSESPVRAQQKSFHGGRESSALGDPCSTAGCDGGHTASGNGAEYRAHTEFPSSQPSLPGRRCKQNLTEAEKEERRLRRVLANRESARQTIRRRQALREELTRKVAYLSLENDNMRMQKDVAMKEYLSLKDTNEQLKEQIAMTVRSGTESSGTAAGKEMESSTCSPGFSMHKPLTCADTIGFFEHSGSVRPLYVPPCVWYYPSHHEVSHPFGDQDVAASRDNEARVSVHGRDEKDQCLIARVGNEKEDALVTKRTHKDEMTVKMPRSTSKEKSELQRDEGLPEKLQARSPGESSSTSSAAAAAAATEARKRRKQLTKLKHSHGSWAGKHG, encoded by the exons ATGGACACGGAGGCCACCATCCGACGGCTGGGAAGCCCCCAGCGTGGCCGCGCCTCGAGCGTAGACCTGCCGGTCTCCTTCCGAGGTGGCTCGTCGAGCAACAGAGCTCGAGAGCGCGCTTCGAAGACGGTTGCCATGGCTTCGTCTTCGCCTCCTGCGTCGCCGCAGGAGCGACACGCAACTGGCTGCCGGATGGTGGAGATGGAGCTCGGCGCGGCGCGGGCCCTGGCGCACCTCGCAGGACTAGCGGGGGGCGGCGACGGCGACGGGAGTAGGTCCAGAGAGAGGAGCACAAGCGAGTCGCCTGTTAGAGCTCAGCAAAAGAGCTTCCATGGCGGTCGGGAGAGTTCAGCTTTAGGA GATCCATGTTCGACCGCTGGTTGCGATGGTGGCCACACTGCTTCAGGCAATGGAGCGGAATACAGAGCACACACCGAGTTCCCCAGCAGTCAGCCTTCACTTCCTGGTAGGAGATGTAAACAGAATTTGACAGAG GCTGAGAAGGAAGAAAGGAGATTGCGCAGGGTGTTAGCTAACAGGGAGTCTGCGAGGCAGACCATCCGTCGGCGTCAG GCTCTCCGGGAGGAGTTGACCAGAAAAGTTGCTTACTTGTCCCTGGAGAATGACAATATGAGGATG CAAAAGGATGTGGCCATGAAAGAGTACCTTTCACTCAAGGACACAAATGAACAACTGAAGGAGCAG ATTGCCATGACAGTGAGGTCTGGGACGGAGAGCAGTGGGACTGCTGCAGGCAAAGAGATGGAGTCATCAACATGTTCTCCCGGGTTCTCCATGCACAAGCCTTTGACTTGTGCCGACACCATAGGTTTCTTCGAGCACAGTGGATCAGTGCGGCCTCTTTACGTGCCACCCTGTGTGTGGTACTATCCATCGCACCATGAAGTTTCTCATCCATTTGGAGACCAAGATGTTGCTGCATCCAGGGACAATGAAGCGAGAGTCTCTGTTCATGGCAGGGACGAGAAGGATCAATGCTTGATAGCAAGAGTTGGGAACGAAAAGGAAGATGCACTCGTCACCAAAAGAACCCACAAAGATGAGATGACGGTCAAGATGCCACGATCCACGTCAAAAGAGAAATCTGAGCTGCAGCGTGATGAAGGTTTGCCAGAGAAGCTGCAGGCTCGCTCTCCTGGCGAATCGTCGAGCACATCatcggctgcagctgcggcggcggcgacggaggcaaggaagaggaggaagcaacTCACGAAGTTGAAGCACAGCCATGGAAGCTGGGCTGGGAAGCACGGTTGA